In a single window of the Nocardioides massiliensis genome:
- the tsaB gene encoding tRNA (adenosine(37)-N6)-threonylcarbamoyltransferase complex dimerization subunit type 1 TsaB has translation MLLALDTATPDVTVALRDDERVVASAGGDHPMRHGEQLAPAIAEVLAAVDATPRDVTAIAVGTGPGPFTGLRVGIVTARTMAAVLGIPTYGVCTLDVLAAQAADTGVVEGRFLVASDARRKEVYWAAYDVAGPGEQVVRLDGPQVGAAADLPAELRALPVVGEGGRLYPVAFGDVRGPERPSAAVLAEVVAAERVELRDPEPLYLRRPDAVEPTPRRRVS, from the coding sequence GTGCTCCTCGCCCTCGACACCGCCACCCCCGACGTCACCGTCGCCCTGCGCGACGACGAACGCGTCGTGGCGAGCGCCGGCGGTGATCACCCGATGCGCCACGGCGAGCAGCTCGCACCGGCCATCGCCGAGGTGCTCGCCGCCGTCGACGCGACGCCCCGCGACGTCACCGCGATCGCGGTCGGCACGGGGCCGGGACCCTTCACGGGCCTGCGCGTCGGCATCGTCACGGCGCGCACGATGGCCGCGGTGCTGGGGATCCCGACGTACGGCGTGTGCACGCTCGACGTCCTCGCCGCACAGGCCGCCGACACCGGGGTGGTCGAGGGCCGCTTCCTGGTCGCCAGCGACGCGCGGCGCAAGGAGGTCTATTGGGCGGCGTACGACGTCGCGGGTCCGGGTGAGCAGGTGGTGCGTCTCGACGGTCCGCAGGTGGGTGCCGCTGCCGATCTGCCGGCCGAGCTGCGCGCGCTGCCGGTCGTCGGGGAGGGCGGGCGTCTCTACCCCGTCGCGTTCGGTGACGTCCGGGGTCCGGAGCGGCCGTCGGCGGCCGTGCTCGCCGAGGTCGTCGCCGCCGAGCGGGTCGAGTTGCGCGATCCCGAACCCCTCTACCTCCGCCGGCCCGACGCGGTCGAGCCCACGCCGCGCCGGCGGGTCTCGTGA
- the groES gene encoding co-chaperone GroES, whose translation MSVSIKPLEDRIVVKQVDAEQTTASGLVIPDTAKEKPQEGEVVAVGPGRFNDDGDERVPMDISVGDKVIYSKYGGTEVKYGGEEYLILSARDVLAIVS comes from the coding sequence GTGTCGGTCAGCATCAAGCCCCTCGAGGACCGGATCGTCGTCAAGCAGGTCGACGCCGAGCAGACCACTGCCTCGGGCCTCGTGATCCCGGACACCGCCAAGGAGAAGCCCCAGGAGGGCGAGGTCGTGGCGGTCGGTCCCGGCCGTTTCAACGACGACGGTGACGAGCGCGTCCCGATGGACATCAGCGTCGGCGACAAGGTCATCTACAGCAAGTACGGCGGCACCGAGGTCAAGTACGGCGGCGAGGAGTACCTCATCCTGTCCGCGCGTGACGTCTTGGCCATCGTCTCCTGA
- a CDS encoding GNAT family N-acetyltransferase: MSTVTVALRAGEAADLAALAALEHACFGADAWDTGSLRAELTGPGRQLRVATDDAGSMVGYADVLVAGDVADLLRIATDPSARRTGVATALLGDAVAHARAAGADRMLLEVSDANAGAVAFYTARGFTPIDVRPRYYRDGSAALVLRRDLALPGGTQ, from the coding sequence GTGAGCACCGTGACGGTCGCGCTGCGTGCCGGAGAAGCGGCCGACCTGGCGGCGCTCGCCGCGCTCGAGCACGCCTGCTTCGGCGCTGACGCCTGGGACACGGGCTCCCTGCGCGCCGAGCTCACCGGCCCGGGCCGGCAGCTGCGCGTGGCGACCGATGACGCCGGGAGCATGGTCGGCTACGCCGACGTGCTCGTCGCCGGCGACGTCGCCGACCTGCTGCGCATCGCCACCGACCCGTCCGCGCGGCGCACCGGTGTCGCCACGGCGTTGCTCGGCGACGCGGTCGCCCATGCCCGAGCGGCCGGCGCCGACCGGATGCTGCTCGAGGTCAGCGACGCCAACGCAGGAGCCGTCGCGTTCTACACCGCGCGCGGCTTCACCCCGATCGACGTACGCCCGCGCTACTACCGCGACGGCAGTGCCGCGCTGGTGCTGCGGCGCGACCTCGCACTCCCGGGAGGAACGCAGTGA
- the tsaD gene encoding tRNA (adenosine(37)-N6)-threonylcarbamoyltransferase complex transferase subunit TsaD: MKDEPLVLGIESSCDETGVGLVRGTTLLADAVASSVEEHARFGGVVPEVASRAHLEAMVPTLERACDEAGVSLWDVDAIAVTSGPGLAGALLVGVAAAKALAVSLGKPLYGVNHVVGHVAVDQLEHGPLPPECLALLVSGGHTNLLRVADIASDVEELGGTLDDAAGEAFDKVARLLDLPYPGGPSIDAVAVDGDPSAIRFPRGLTSQRDLERHRYDFSFSGLKTAVARWVEAKEAAGEPVPVADVAASFREAVCDVLTRKAFDAAKQHGITDMVVGGGVTANARLREMAATRAEAAGVRLRTPRPRLCTDNGAMIAALGAAVVAAGQEPSGLDLAVDSSLPPSEVRG, translated from the coding sequence GTGAAGGACGAGCCACTGGTGCTGGGCATCGAGTCCTCGTGCGACGAGACCGGCGTCGGTCTCGTGCGCGGCACCACCCTGCTCGCCGACGCCGTGGCCTCCAGCGTCGAGGAGCACGCCCGCTTCGGCGGCGTCGTGCCCGAGGTCGCCTCCCGCGCCCACCTCGAGGCGATGGTCCCGACGCTGGAGCGCGCGTGCGACGAGGCGGGGGTGAGCCTGTGGGACGTCGATGCGATCGCCGTGACCAGCGGCCCCGGACTCGCGGGTGCGCTGCTCGTCGGCGTCGCTGCTGCCAAGGCGCTCGCGGTCAGCCTCGGCAAGCCGTTGTACGGCGTCAACCACGTCGTCGGCCACGTCGCCGTCGACCAGCTCGAGCACGGTCCGCTGCCTCCTGAGTGCCTTGCCCTGCTGGTCTCCGGCGGCCACACCAACCTGCTGCGCGTGGCCGACATCGCGTCCGACGTCGAGGAGCTCGGCGGGACGCTGGACGACGCCGCGGGCGAGGCCTTCGACAAGGTCGCCCGGCTGCTCGACCTGCCCTACCCGGGCGGGCCGAGCATCGACGCGGTCGCCGTCGACGGTGACCCCTCGGCGATCCGCTTCCCGCGCGGGCTGACCTCGCAGCGCGACCTCGAGCGGCACCGCTACGACTTCTCGTTCTCCGGCCTCAAGACCGCGGTCGCGCGCTGGGTCGAGGCGAAGGAGGCCGCCGGAGAGCCGGTGCCGGTCGCCGACGTCGCGGCATCCTTCCGCGAAGCCGTCTGCGACGTGCTCACCCGCAAGGCGTTCGACGCCGCGAAGCAGCACGGCATCACCGACATGGTGGTCGGCGGGGGAGTCACGGCCAACGCCCGGCTGCGGGAGATGGCCGCGACCCGCGCCGAGGCGGCGGGAGTCCGGCTGCGCACGCCACGACCACGGCTGTGCACCGACAACGGCGCGATGATCGCCGCTCTCGGTGCTGCCGTGGTCGCCGCCGGCCAGGAGCCTTCGGGCCTGGACCTGGCCGTCGACTCCTCGCTGCCGCCGTCCGAGGTCCGGGGCTGA
- a CDS encoding MBL fold metallo-hydrolase — translation MTARIDHGTTSGTFSLDGQTFDVDNNVWVVGDDTECVVIDAPHDVDGIMAVVGDRTVRAILLTHAHDDHVRVAPALRERTQAPLLLHPDDKPLWELTHPDELWDADLTDGRTIEIGGTSLQVIHTPGHAPGAVCFYAPDLGCVFTGDTLFNGGPGATGRSYSDEDLIKSSIRTRLFPLPDDTVVHTGHGDDTTIGAEKATLGE, via the coding sequence GTGACCGCACGCATCGATCACGGCACCACGTCGGGCACCTTCAGCCTCGACGGGCAGACCTTCGACGTCGACAACAACGTGTGGGTGGTGGGCGACGACACCGAGTGCGTCGTCATCGACGCCCCGCACGACGTCGACGGCATCATGGCGGTCGTCGGCGACCGCACCGTGCGCGCGATCCTGCTCACCCACGCCCACGACGACCATGTGCGGGTCGCTCCGGCGCTGCGGGAGCGGACGCAGGCGCCGTTGCTGCTGCACCCCGACGACAAGCCGTTGTGGGAGCTCACCCACCCCGACGAGCTGTGGGACGCCGACCTCACCGACGGCCGCACCATCGAGATCGGCGGCACGTCGCTGCAGGTCATCCACACGCCCGGGCACGCTCCGGGCGCGGTCTGCTTCTACGCCCCCGACCTGGGGTGCGTCTTCACCGGCGACACGCTGTTCAACGGTGGTCCGGGAGCGACCGGACGCTCGTACTCCGACGAGGACCTGATCAAGTCCTCCATCCGCACCCGGCTCTTCCCGCTGCCCGACGACACGGTCGTCCACACCGGCCACGGTGACGACACGACGATCGGCGCGGAGAAGGCGACGCTCGGGGAGTAG
- a CDS encoding S-(hydroxymethyl)mycothiol dehydrogenase has translation MAQQVRAVVARAKGEPVEVVTINVPDPGPGEAVVKVQACGVCHTDLHYREGGINDDFPFLLGHEAAGVVEAVGEGVTAIAPGDFVVLNWRAVCGECRACKRGQLEYCFATHNATQKMTLAEGPDAGTELSPALGIGAFAEKTLVAAGQCTKVDESARPAAVGLLGCGVMAGIGAAINTGAATRGKSVAVIGCGGVGVAAVAGAALAGSSPIIAVDIDAKKLEAAKKLGATHTVDSSQVDAVEEIKRICAETYEGAEGADVVVEAVGRPETWKQAFYARDLAGVVVLVGVPTPDMQVPELPLIDVFGRGGALKSSWYGDCLPERDFPMLVDLYQQGRLDLDAFVTEEIGIDDIEAAFEKMHHGDVLRSVVILK, from the coding sequence GTGGCGCAGCAGGTACGCGCAGTGGTGGCACGAGCCAAGGGCGAGCCGGTCGAGGTGGTCACGATCAACGTGCCCGACCCGGGGCCGGGCGAGGCAGTGGTGAAGGTGCAGGCCTGCGGGGTCTGCCACACCGACCTGCACTACCGCGAAGGCGGCATCAACGACGACTTCCCGTTCCTCCTCGGTCACGAGGCGGCGGGTGTCGTCGAGGCCGTCGGGGAGGGCGTCACGGCGATCGCGCCCGGTGACTTCGTCGTCCTCAACTGGCGCGCGGTCTGCGGTGAGTGCCGCGCCTGCAAGCGCGGCCAGCTGGAGTACTGCTTCGCCACGCACAACGCGACGCAGAAGATGACGCTCGCCGAGGGTCCGGACGCTGGCACCGAGCTCTCCCCGGCGCTGGGCATCGGCGCGTTCGCGGAGAAGACCCTGGTCGCGGCCGGTCAGTGCACCAAGGTCGACGAGTCGGCCCGCCCGGCGGCGGTCGGCCTGCTCGGCTGCGGCGTGATGGCCGGCATCGGTGCGGCGATCAACACCGGGGCCGCGACCCGCGGCAAGTCGGTCGCGGTCATCGGCTGCGGCGGTGTGGGCGTGGCCGCGGTCGCGGGCGCTGCGCTCGCCGGCTCCAGCCCGATCATCGCGGTCGACATCGACGCCAAGAAGCTCGAGGCGGCCAAGAAGCTCGGCGCCACCCACACGGTCGACTCGTCCCAGGTCGACGCGGTGGAGGAGATCAAGCGCATCTGCGCCGAGACCTACGAGGGCGCCGAGGGCGCCGACGTGGTCGTCGAGGCGGTCGGTCGCCCGGAGACCTGGAAGCAGGCGTTCTATGCCCGCGACCTCGCCGGCGTCGTGGTCCTCGTGGGAGTCCCCACGCCCGACATGCAGGTGCCCGAGCTGCCGCTGATCGACGTGTTCGGCCGCGGCGGTGCCCTGAAGTCCAGCTGGTACGGCGACTGCCTGCCCGAGCGCGACTTCCCGATGCTGGTCGACCTCTACCAGCAGGGGCGGCTCGACCTGGACGCGTTCGTCACCGAGGAGATCGGCATCGACGACATCGAGGCGGCCTTCGAGAAGATGCACCACGGTGACGTGCTCCGCTCGGTGGTGATCCTCAAGTGA
- a CDS encoding class I SAM-dependent methyltransferase, translated as MDPDAFAWLLTPPGQQLLARAEQACAEHADPVARAEAVRRTGASAERATTALAQAELRIRAVAKFGELASRMYFTPDGLEQATRLPVARHRAGRLTAATPHSLLDLGCGIGGDLVAFADAGLTAAGVDTDPLRVAIARANLEALDLPGAVQVADGTTLDLSPFDVVYADPARRGARGRVFDAEGWTPPWSFITSLLRRASVVKLAPGLDHDLVPGGIEAEWVSDRGDVKEAVLWSSWLATCARRATVLGAGGLATLTEEDDPWHLTPADRPVGDVGAFLYEPDGAVIRAGLVTAVAAGVDGRLVDPRIAWVTADAAYSTPFARGYRVVEEVPFREKPLRAALRARGIGALTIKTRGVAVTPEQLRPRLALRGDSAATLVLTRVADKGCAFLVEPLSPAQTAP; from the coding sequence GTGGATCCCGACGCGTTCGCCTGGCTGCTCACCCCACCCGGTCAGCAGCTTCTCGCCCGGGCCGAGCAGGCGTGCGCGGAGCATGCGGACCCGGTCGCCCGCGCCGAGGCCGTACGCCGCACCGGTGCGTCCGCCGAGCGGGCGACGACCGCCCTCGCCCAGGCCGAGCTGCGGATCCGCGCGGTGGCGAAGTTCGGCGAGCTCGCGTCGCGGATGTACTTCACTCCCGACGGCCTCGAGCAGGCGACGCGGCTGCCGGTGGCCCGCCATCGGGCTGGGCGCCTCACCGCGGCGACCCCGCACTCCCTGCTCGACCTCGGCTGCGGCATCGGCGGCGACCTCGTCGCCTTCGCGGACGCGGGTCTGACCGCGGCCGGCGTCGACACCGACCCGCTGCGGGTGGCGATCGCCCGCGCCAACCTCGAGGCCCTCGACCTGCCCGGAGCGGTCCAGGTCGCCGACGGCACGACTCTCGACCTCTCCCCCTTCGACGTGGTGTACGCCGACCCGGCCCGCCGCGGGGCGCGAGGACGTGTCTTCGACGCCGAGGGGTGGACGCCGCCGTGGTCGTTCATCACGTCGCTGCTGCGCCGCGCCTCGGTCGTGAAGCTCGCGCCCGGTCTGGATCACGACCTGGTCCCGGGCGGTATCGAGGCCGAGTGGGTCAGCGACCGCGGCGACGTGAAGGAGGCCGTGCTGTGGTCGTCGTGGCTGGCGACCTGTGCGCGACGCGCAACGGTGCTCGGCGCCGGCGGTCTCGCCACCCTCACCGAGGAGGACGACCCCTGGCACCTCACCCCCGCCGACCGCCCCGTCGGGGACGTCGGCGCCTTCCTCTACGAGCCGGACGGCGCGGTGATCCGCGCCGGCCTGGTCACGGCCGTGGCCGCGGGCGTCGATGGCCGGCTGGTCGACCCGCGGATCGCCTGGGTGACGGCGGATGCGGCGTACTCCACCCCCTTCGCGCGCGGCTACCGCGTCGTCGAGGAGGTGCCGTTCCGGGAGAAGCCGTTGCGCGCCGCCTTGCGCGCGCGCGGGATCGGGGCGCTCACCATCAAGACCCGCGGCGTCGCGGTGACGCCCGAGCAGCTGCGCCCCCGGCTTGCCCTGCGCGGCGACAGCGCCGCCACGCTCGTCCTCACGCGCGTGGCCGACAAGGGCTGCGCGTTCCTGGTCGAGCCGCTCAGCCCCGCGCAGACCGCCCCCTAA
- a CDS encoding SigE family RNA polymerase sigma factor, giving the protein MAGETDRVASSRAADRDAEFASYMAARQPSLLRTAYLLSGDRHTAEDLVQTALAKLYLSWDKVRDQQVIDGYVRRILVNEHNSLWRRAWKRREHASDALPDRAYADVPDDGLQAALWDFVQTLPRKQRAVVVLRYYEDMSEAEIAQVLGISPGTVKSQASRALATLRGRATETQALAGYRSDPTETDREGEEAR; this is encoded by the coding sequence ATGGCCGGCGAGACCGACCGGGTGGCGAGCAGTCGGGCGGCTGACCGCGACGCCGAGTTCGCCTCCTACATGGCCGCGCGCCAGCCGTCGCTGTTGCGGACGGCGTACCTGCTCAGCGGGGACCGGCACACCGCCGAGGACCTCGTGCAGACCGCGCTCGCCAAGCTGTATCTGTCGTGGGACAAGGTGCGCGACCAGCAGGTGATCGACGGCTACGTCCGCCGGATCCTCGTCAACGAGCACAACTCCCTGTGGCGCCGCGCGTGGAAGCGCCGTGAGCACGCCAGCGACGCGTTGCCCGACCGGGCGTACGCCGACGTGCCCGATGACGGCCTCCAGGCCGCGCTGTGGGACTTCGTGCAGACCCTGCCCCGCAAGCAGCGGGCCGTGGTGGTGCTGCGCTACTACGAGGACATGAGCGAGGCGGAGATCGCCCAGGTGCTGGGGATCTCCCCCGGCACCGTGAAGTCGCAGGCCTCCCGTGCCCTGGCAACCCTGCGCGGCCGCGCCACCGAGACCCAGGCGCTGGCCGGCTACCGCTCCGACCCGACAGAGACCGACCGAGAGGGGGAGGAGGCCCGATGA